One genomic window of Pocillopora verrucosa isolate sample1 chromosome 8, ASM3666991v2, whole genome shotgun sequence includes the following:
- the LOC131785061 gene encoding RING finger protein 151-like encodes MGLKQEHFDEIIPGEFICTHCHDVFLEPVCLACQHVLCKKCFKKRMKRKTPTCPVCKKALYLGDQNTDGEWREQYESLQVNCPKGCEKVLSLGKLSDHYGNHCPLTFTVCVNIGCNRKVRRRDLPLHLQSCDFRVVQCEGCGFSTKYVDLRMHQIVQKCLLRTRLHMIVQNRREMTARVKQHRLKLREESFQVELEERDLDRAKMWSAIARNEISRTSSANHLSYGGRQSPEVTRYKGALSRVVYSAPSSPVMSSAVTSKTLASDTKLCTYCNKLFSEHRNHEEACRWHKGVSDFSLFL; translated from the coding sequence CGAAATAATTCCCGGCGAATTTATTTGTACCCATTGCCACGATGTATTTCTAGAGCCAGTTTGCTTAGCTTGTCAACATGTGCTATGTAAAAAGTGTTTCAAGAAGAGGATGAAACGCAAAACACCTACGTGTCCTGTTTGCAAAAAAGCCCTGTATTTGGGCGACCAAAATACTGATGGGGAATGGAGAGAGCAGTACGAAAGCCTGCAAGTTAACTGTCCGAAGGGATGCGAGAAAGTGTTGTCGCTAGGAAAACTAAGTGATCATTACGGTAATCACTGCCCACTGACTTTCACTGTTTGCGTGAACATCGGTTGTAATCGGAAGGTACGGCGAAGAGACCTTCCATTACACCTCCAAAGTTGTGACTTCAGAGTCGTACAGTGCGAGGGATGTGGGTTCTCAACAAAATATGTTGATTTACGAATGCACCAAATCGTTCAGAAGTGTCTCCTAAGGACTCGTTTGCACATGATTGTGCAGAACCGCCGTGAAATGACCGCGCGAGTGAAACAGCATCGTCTGAAACTGCGGGAGGAAAGTTTTCAAGTCGAGCTCGAGGAAAGAGATTTGGATCGCGCAAAGATGTGGAGTGCTATTGCCAGGAACGAAATTTCAAGAACAAGCAGTGCGAATCATCTTTCATACGGAGGGAGACAGTCTCCAGAAGTTACTCGTTACAAAGGAGCTTTATCGAGAGTGGTTTATAGCGCTCCATCATCTCCGGTGATGTCCTCTGCAGTGACGTCTAAAACTCTTGCTAGTGACACCAAACTATGTACTTATTGCAATAAGCTTTTCAGCGAACACCGTAATCATGAGGAAGCTTGCAGGTGGCACAAAGGGGTAAgtgacttttctctttttttatga